A genomic stretch from Empedobacter stercoris includes:
- a CDS encoding lipocalin-like domain-containing protein yields the protein MKKLIFILTLFLANIAFSQELKKENVLGFWKLKEAGFYEAGKKISKDFDNCRLMRNYTIWDNGYAIYNYVEGRNGNCFPSEPRLTLWRIVENRIQFYIDDYVFEDKVVKVNEDNSITFETFTEKKIMDSDKNYEKIANTISYDILEKL from the coding sequence ATGAAAAAACTTATTTTTATACTGACTTTATTTTTAGCCAACATAGCATTCTCACAAGAGTTAAAAAAAGAAAATGTGCTCGGTTTTTGGAAATTGAAAGAAGCTGGTTTTTATGAAGCTGGGAAAAAAATATCAAAAGATTTTGACAATTGTCGATTAATGAGGAATTATACAATTTGGGATAATGGATACGCAATTTATAATTATGTAGAAGGAAGAAATGGCAATTGTTTCCCAAGCGAACCAAGATTAACTTTGTGGAGAATTGTAGAGAATAGAATACAATTTTATATTGATGATTATGTTTTTGAAGATAAAGTTGTCAAAGTTAACGAGGATAATTCAATAACTTTTGAAACATTTACCGAGAAAAAAATAATGGATTCAGATAAAAATTATGAAAAAATTGCAAATACAATCAGTTATGACATTTTAGAAAAACTCTAA
- a CDS encoding lipocalin family protein, translating to MKNFFGIFLISTFLLSIFSCKEDDSLAISQDQLLRANKWQLKEIRYKRANVDTVDKLLECERQSTLDFRDVEKYFSVVFETINGNCQETVTEGKYTFEAEKSKRSLNVTPTNGELKKYYMEQLDPYYMIIQDSLIVNDTLQFRRFVYQPVK from the coding sequence ATGAAAAATTTTTTCGGTATATTTTTGATCTCAACTTTTTTACTTTCTATTTTTTCATGTAAAGAAGATGATTCTTTAGCGATATCTCAGGATCAATTATTGCGCGCTAACAAATGGCAGTTGAAAGAAATTCGTTACAAAAGAGCGAATGTAGATACAGTTGATAAGTTATTAGAATGTGAAAGGCAATCGACGTTAGATTTTAGAGATGTAGAAAAATATTTTTCAGTGGTTTTTGAAACGATTAACGGAAATTGTCAAGAAACAGTTACAGAAGGAAAATATACTTTTGAAGCTGAAAAATCGAAAAGATCCTTGAACGTTACCCCAACAAATGGAGAATTGAAAAAATATTATATGGAACAATTAGATCCGTATTATATGATTATTCAAGATAGTTTAATCGTAAATGACACCTTACAGTTTAGACGTTTTGTTTATCAACCAGTGAAATAA
- the nth gene encoding endonuclease III, which produces MLKKERVQFVIDELEKLYPTPPIPLDHQDAFTLLIAVLLSAQTTDKKVNQVTPELFAKAANAKAMSLLEVDEIKYYIREIGLSNTKAKNIKRLSEILLEKHNGEVPESFEELEELPGVGHKTASVVMAQWFGHPAFPVDTHIHRLMKLWKLTKGKNVEETEKDAKKIFPKELWNKLHIQIIYYGREYSPARAWSLEKDFITRKMFE; this is translated from the coding sequence ATGTTAAAGAAAGAACGTGTGCAATTTGTGATTGATGAATTGGAAAAATTATACCCTACACCTCCTATTCCATTAGATCATCAAGATGCTTTTACCTTATTGATTGCAGTACTCTTATCTGCCCAAACAACAGATAAAAAGGTGAATCAAGTTACACCCGAATTATTTGCAAAAGCAGCCAATGCAAAAGCAATGTCACTATTAGAAGTGGATGAAATAAAATATTATATCCGCGAAATTGGCTTGTCAAATACGAAAGCAAAAAATATCAAACGATTATCCGAAATTTTACTCGAAAAACACAATGGTGAAGTACCTGAAAGTTTTGAAGAGTTAGAAGAATTGCCAGGAGTTGGTCACAAAACAGCTTCGGTTGTAATGGCGCAATGGTTTGGTCATCCTGCTTTTCCTGTAGATACGCACATTCATCGTTTGATGAAATTATGGAAGTTAACCAAAGGTAAAAACGTTGAAGAAACAGAGAAAGATGCTAAGAAAATTTTTCCGAAAGAATTATGGAATAAACTTCATATACAGATTATTTATTACGGAAGAGAATATTCTCCTGCACGTGCATGGAGCTTAGAAAAAGATTTTATTACGCGAAAAATGTTTGAATAA